Part of the Numida meleagris isolate 19003 breed g44 Domestic line chromosome 26, NumMel1.0, whole genome shotgun sequence genome is shown below.
CCACCTTTAATGTCACTCTCTGGTCCCTCAGCCCCTGAAGGATGTTGGTCCCACTGCCAATAAGATCATCCATGCCACGATGGGCATTCTGCAGGGATTCATTAAACTGTAATGTTTCGTCGATCGGTATGGTGGTGTCAGAGTCCTGTAGGGGAAATGCAGGGTCTTGGTTACCTTGCCTACTCACACTCAGAGATccagaaagagaacaaacagaaacaaacagccCTTGACAGGACTCGAGGGATTATGTTTTAAacggttttttttttatagggaTGTTAAATCAATATTAGTATTTGAGTGAAAAAACATAGTTTAGAGAAGCCTAAAGGAATCAAGTCAAAAGGCAAAGTTGATCAGGTATTCATCTAAAATTAGATTTCAGAAGATTAAAGGTCAAATTAAAAGTTGAGAATGTTCATAATCTCTTTATGacacaaataaaaaagtattaCAGTAGAGAACATAAAAACTATCAGAAGGGATTAAACAAAGGATTCGTTTGATTATTACAAGTGAAAGATTCCTGAAAGACAACAGCACATTTCTAATGACTAAAGACCTGCAAAACATTGTCTGGGAGATGACATTCTATAAACTCATATTTACGAGATGCAATTTCTGACAGTGAGGGCAAACAGACTTATGAACCTATTTCCCTGAAGGTCTAACTCACTCATCAATGAAGGccttatctaaaaaaaaaaaaaaaaatatccagagaAGATGCACTAGCTTAAGTAGAAATTATAAatcttgaaatggaaataactgGAATAAAATTGCATAATCTGAGTTACACAAGAGATCAGAAGATGTCATAACTTTTGTCTTCCAAAGCCTTCCAGTTTATTCTTCTTTGGACACCACTCCACTGAGAGTCAAGATAACAGTTCACAACTCCCACACTGTTTCATGAACAGGAATAATGATATTGGTGACAGCTAAGCGTGGAAACGCTGTGTTACCTGTTTTCATGTACACAGAATGGCAAGAACTActtaaatacataattaataTTTGGGCAGAAGATAGTTAATGCTCTACATCTGACTGTCAGCTGTAGGCTATATGCATGTAAAAACATCAAACTTGCAGTGattactgtaggaaaaaaagtaatacagGAATGATAGGCGTAATCCAGTGTTAGGTGTCTGCTTAGGTGTGTGTTCTTGTTTATGTAGTTTGAAAGAATGAAGGATAAAGGACAGAGCTGTTCCCAGCTGCAAGGTCAAAATAACTGGATGAAGAAGACTCTTGATAGCATACACAACTCTGATCAAAAGCTAATAAAGCACAAAGGTTAAATAAGTATGTTATCTTACACAAatctgcaaagcagaaacactTGGATTTGCACGTGAATGGTTAttccttcagatatttattaaACTTCAAATCAGAAGAGTTCCTTTTCCTATACAAGGAGCTTGCAGTTGGTTTTCATTTATACACAAGGCAGCAAGAAAACTATCTAGGCAGATctttattcacagaatcacagaatggtttgggttagatGGGCACTTAAcaatcacctagttccaaccaccctgccCATGGGTAGGGACACAGgtcactagatcaggttgctcagtcatgatccagcctggccttgttTGCTGCTCATAGGGACGCTAGATGGcagcatatttttcatttgctgttagtgtttttctccagaattGTCCAAGGGAAGGCTTTAAAGATAAAGCCCAAATATATCTTTGAATTAAGCAAAATGTTCAGAACACTGTTAGAGTTTTCAAGAGCTGTTACACATTTTACAGTGAGTTATTTAGGATGCTTGCACACTCAGCTGATGTATATAAATAGCTGAGTAAATGTCTAACCAAAATAGGTAGGCCAATAACtcaaaaacaaatcattttcttattaTAGGGATATTTGACACAAATCCAAGAAAAATGTATACTTTGGTACCTACCTCATTCAACCTTTTGAAACTTCTATATAAAATCAGGTAAAGCTGCACTGGATAAAATCGGAGCAGCAATTTCTGCAGTCTTTCACAACTGCCTCTTATTAGACTCTTCATCAAAGAGTTGTACTTTTTCAtgtattattattcttttctatCATTATTCCATTTACATCACCACACAGCAGTAATCTAATAGTCAAGCCTAGGTCTTGTCtgaaacttctctgaaagataATGGCCTCTAGAACAGAGAAatctaaaataaagaatatttacaTTAGTAGTGAATGTACGTGATAGTAACTCTTCTCGCTGTCGTTCTTGCTGCTCCCGGATGTAACGGCGATGCTGGAAGTTCCTCAGAGCTGTCTGCAGATGCTGAACATCGTACTTCAGCTGGTCAACTCGGCTAGACAACATCAACAACAGGAAGACATTCCCGGGGATAAAAAATACCAATCTTATGTGGCATTTTTTAATGAACGCAACGGAGCATTATAAATTAACAGCAACAAATACTAAAAATGACGGATTCTGCTTATCTAAAAGATAAAGGACATTTGATGTTAGGCTTCTGTTCCAAacttctgtgcttcattttttttttttttactgaacaGGTGATTGTTTAACTGCAGGCTACAGACAGAAAGTGAAGCAGAATTCTTGAGTTATCTTATACATCCTATCCTATAGTACATCTCTTCAAagtgattttatatatatatactcttCATTCAGCAAAGATTTGAACGGTTTCTATTTTGTGACTCATTCACATAAAAGATTAAGCTTTCAAGTTTCATTAATTAACACCGTGTTCTTAAGTCTCAGTTTTTACAAAAGGAACCTAAAAGCCAGTGGGCAATACAGGAGACATCTCCATGAGGGTAAAACAAATCATGTCCAGAACTCCActgtttctcattaaaatgtTCAAAGACGACAAAGAAAACTAAGATGACTATTTCAGATACAGACCTTTATAATATAGGTGATATGAAATCCACTCCTAGTATCTACAAAGGCACTCTGGGACTAAAAATTAACAGAACAATTCTGAATGGAAAGTTCACTAATAGTCTGTGGTCCAAGCCTGCTCATTttagaaactttattttaatcACCAACATCTTTGAAAACGGTCCAGAAGAATAACACCAACTGAAGTAATTTGACTCTTCACCTCTACAAATACCATTAAAACAAATGCTATACAGAGTACAAATGCCTTTAAGAATCAAAGTCCTACGTTCAGCTCATCTCAGAACACAGCCTTGAATCTAGCTTCATCACCAGACTGCAGTTAAGTGCAGGAAAGTGATTTTGCCTCTGTCCTTCACTTCTGTTACAGCTGGGCACAGAGATTTAAGTTGCAAAGTAGGAAAGTTTCActcaaatgaaaaagcaaagggCTTCAATAaacttaacaaaaataataagaataCTCCATTATCATAGCAAAGAAGGTGAACTTACAGTTTAGCACTCTGTCGCTTATTGGGAGGTTCTTTGCTGGACAGGATTTCCAGACGTTCCAAGTTGCTGAATACCTTGTCTATTCTTGCCTGAATCTCATTTTCTACTactgcaaggaaataaatgaattaaagaGTTACAATCAGAGTGAAGACAAAAGCTCAAAAGCATTCAAACCAAAAGATGCAAATCTTTacttgatgaaaaaaaaaaagataagagcTCTACAAATCATGAAAAGC
Proteins encoded:
- the GOSR2 gene encoding Golgi SNAP receptor complex member 2 isoform X1; translation: MEGLYHQTNKQVHEVQSYMGRLETSDKESVHLVENEIQARIDKVFSNLERLEILSSKEPPNKRQSAKLRVDQLKYDVQHLQTALRNFQHRRYIREQQERQREELLSRTFTTNDSDTTIPIDETLQFNESLQNAHRGMDDLIGSGTNILQGLRDQRVTLKGTQKKILDVANTLGLSNTVMRLIEKRAFQDKYFMIGGMIVTCVIMFLVVQYLT